Proteins encoded by one window of Sphingosinicella sp. BN140058:
- a CDS encoding SDR family NAD(P)-dependent oxidoreductase, giving the protein MKLADKVAIVTGAGSGIGRATAIRFAEEGARVVCADLTGHDETADMIGEAAVGIQADAGNDEDVQDLVQAALQYHGGLDVFFANAGISGGLASIFEQSAEDWQEILRVNLIGPFLAVKHAAPAMKERGKGSIICTASVAGIRAGAGGPAYSASKAGVINLVAVAATQLAGSGIRVNAICPGLIETGMTRPIYDMARAAGKEDRLGHLNPLRRGGVPDEIAAAALFLASDEASYVNGHALVVDGGLSISHPFNHQEYGRTAF; this is encoded by the coding sequence ATGAAACTTGCCGACAAGGTCGCTATCGTCACCGGCGCCGGCTCGGGCATCGGCCGCGCCACAGCAATCCGCTTCGCCGAGGAAGGCGCCCGCGTCGTTTGCGCCGATCTCACCGGCCACGACGAGACCGCCGACATGATCGGCGAGGCGGCGGTCGGCATCCAGGCCGACGCCGGCAATGACGAGGACGTCCAGGATCTCGTCCAGGCGGCGCTCCAATATCATGGCGGGCTCGACGTCTTCTTCGCCAATGCCGGCATTTCGGGCGGCCTCGCCTCGATCTTCGAACAAAGCGCCGAGGATTGGCAGGAGATCTTGCGCGTCAATCTGATCGGGCCGTTCCTGGCGGTGAAGCATGCCGCGCCGGCGATGAAGGAGCGCGGCAAGGGCTCAATCATCTGCACCGCATCGGTCGCCGGTATCCGCGCGGGGGCCGGCGGCCCGGCTTATTCGGCGTCGAAGGCCGGGGTGATCAACCTCGTCGCCGTCGCCGCGACCCAGCTCGCCGGCTCGGGCATCAGGGTGAATGCGATCTGCCCGGGCCTCATCGAGACCGGCATGACCCGGCCAATCTACGACATGGCGCGTGCCGCCGGCAAGGAAGACCGGCTCGGCCACCTCAACCCGCTGAGGCGCGGCGGCGTGCCCGACGAGATCGCCGCCGCGGCCCTGTTCCTTGCCTCGGACGAGGCGAGCTACGTCAACGGCCACGCGCTCGTCGTCGACGGCGGCCTCTCGATCTCGCATCCGTTCAACCACCAGGAATATGGCCGCACGGCCTTCTGA
- a CDS encoding SDR family NAD(P)-dependent oxidoreductase: MTMFDLTGKVAVITGSSRGIGRAIAEAMADQGATVVVSSRKADACAEVADGINEKHGAGRAIVVPANISSKEALQALVDETRRQLGKIDILVCNAASNPYYGPMAGISDDMFRKILENNVIANHWLIQMVAPEMIERREGSIIIVSSIGGLKASTVIGAYNVSKAADFQLARNLAAEFGPHQVRVNCIAPGLIRTDFAKALWENPQTLAMVTAHTPLQRIGEPHEIAGAAVFLASPASTYVTGQAIVVDGGSTTGVGL, from the coding sequence ATGACCATGTTCGATCTGACCGGCAAGGTCGCGGTGATCACCGGTTCGTCGCGCGGCATCGGCCGGGCGATCGCCGAAGCAATGGCCGATCAGGGCGCGACCGTGGTGGTCTCCAGCCGCAAGGCCGACGCCTGCGCCGAAGTGGCCGACGGCATCAACGAAAAGCACGGCGCGGGCCGGGCGATCGTCGTTCCCGCCAACATCTCGTCAAAGGAAGCGCTGCAAGCCTTGGTGGACGAGACCCGGCGGCAGCTCGGCAAGATCGACATCCTCGTCTGCAACGCCGCCTCCAATCCCTATTACGGGCCGATGGCGGGGATTTCGGACGACATGTTCCGCAAGATCCTGGAGAACAACGTCATCGCCAACCATTGGTTGATCCAGATGGTGGCCCCGGAGATGATCGAGCGGCGCGAAGGGTCGATCATCATCGTCTCGTCGATCGGCGGACTCAAGGCGTCCACAGTGATCGGCGCCTACAACGTCTCCAAGGCGGCCGACTTCCAGCTCGCCCGCAACCTCGCCGCGGAGTTCGGCCCGCATCAGGTACGGGTCAATTGCATCGCGCCCGGCCTCATCCGCACCGATTTCGCCAAAGCGCTCTGGGAAAATCCGCAGACCCTGGCAATGGTGACCGCCCACACCCCTCTGCAGCGGATCGGCGAGCCGCACGAGATCGCCGGCGCCGCGGTGTTCCTTGCCAGCCCTGCCTCCACCTACGTCACCGGCCAGGCGATCGTCGTCGACGGCGGCTCGACCACCGGTGTCGGGCTCTGA
- a CDS encoding prolipoprotein diacylglyceryl transferase — protein MAVPTSPWVHLLFDLIAWGAAALLGAFLYRWRLEPVARGVAARTDATYGIVLAFGAVTGAWGIGSLNTGLAAVPHPSHSIAGGLAGAIVAVEIYKMLRGIRGSTGVVWVGPIALGIAVGRLGCLFAGLGDETHGTPTDLPWGVDLGDGIARHPVQIYESASMLVFLLVYLAALQRRAAWTRDRAFYLFILVYAAQRFVWEFLKPYPEVIGPLNVFQLLAGLMIVYALWFDARARRTC, from the coding sequence ATGGCCGTTCCGACCAGCCCCTGGGTCCACCTCCTGTTCGACCTGATCGCCTGGGGCGCCGCGGCGCTGCTGGGAGCCTTTCTCTATCGGTGGCGGCTGGAGCCGGTCGCGCGTGGCGTCGCCGCCCGAACCGACGCGACCTACGGGATCGTGCTCGCCTTCGGCGCGGTGACGGGAGCGTGGGGAATCGGCTCGCTCAACACCGGCCTCGCCGCCGTTCCGCACCCCTCCCACAGCATCGCCGGTGGACTTGCCGGCGCGATCGTCGCGGTCGAAATCTACAAGATGCTGCGCGGGATCCGAGGCTCGACCGGTGTAGTCTGGGTTGGCCCGATCGCGCTCGGCATCGCGGTCGGCCGGCTGGGCTGCCTGTTCGCAGGTCTCGGCGACGAAACCCATGGGACGCCGACGGATCTACCCTGGGGCGTGGATCTGGGCGACGGGATCGCACGGCATCCGGTGCAGATATACGAGAGTGCTTCGATGCTCGTCTTCCTGCTCGTCTACCTCGCCGCGCTGCAGCGGCGAGCGGCGTGGACGCGGGACCGCGCCTTTTACCTGTTCATCCTCGTCTATGCCGCGCAGCGTTTCGTTTGGGAGTTCCTGAAGCCCTATCCCGAGGTGATCGGCCCGCTCAACGTGTTCCAGCTTCTCGCCGGGCTGATGATCGTTTATGCCCTGTGGTTCGATGCACGCGCTCGCCGGACCTGCTGA
- a CDS encoding acyl-CoA dehydrogenase family protein, whose translation MSDFESFRQDVRAWLEAKCPPEMREPIRDESDLCWGGRKASFKNEAQRRWLDTMAERGWTVPEWPRDYGGGGLSPAEAKILKQEMARIGARAPLYSFGISMLGPALLKYGSEAQKTRFLPEIARGEIRWCQGYSEPNAGSDLAALQTRAEDRGDSWSVTGQKVWTSYADKADWIFCLVRTDPQAPKHQGISFLLFDMTTSGVSTRPIRLISGASPFCETFFDDVRVPKDQVVGEINKGWDVAKYLLGHEREMISGMGVAPGSDGTLGRTLADLAGRDGDGRIADPFLRADIARFDVDALAFNAMSERFLDELKAGRAHPAQPSMMKYAGTELNKRRNEIVMAAGGADLLEWESDRSRGGKAAREWLRSKANSIEGGTSEIQLGIIAKRILELPGS comes from the coding sequence ATGAGCGATTTCGAATCGTTTCGCCAGGACGTTCGCGCGTGGCTCGAGGCGAAGTGTCCGCCGGAGATGCGTGAGCCGATCCGCGACGAATCCGATCTGTGCTGGGGCGGGCGCAAGGCCAGCTTCAAGAACGAGGCGCAGCGGCGCTGGCTCGATACGATGGCGGAGCGGGGCTGGACGGTGCCGGAGTGGCCGCGCGACTATGGCGGCGGCGGCCTGTCGCCGGCCGAGGCGAAGATTCTGAAGCAGGAAATGGCGCGGATCGGCGCGCGCGCTCCGCTCTACAGCTTCGGCATCTCGATGCTCGGGCCGGCGCTGCTCAAATATGGCAGCGAGGCGCAGAAGACTCGCTTCCTGCCCGAAATCGCCCGCGGCGAGATACGCTGGTGCCAGGGTTATTCCGAGCCGAATGCCGGATCGGATCTCGCCGCGCTGCAGACTCGCGCGGAGGACCGGGGCGATTCTTGGAGCGTCACCGGACAGAAGGTCTGGACCTCCTATGCCGACAAGGCCGACTGGATCTTCTGCCTGGTCCGGACCGATCCGCAGGCGCCCAAGCACCAGGGGATCAGCTTCCTGCTGTTCGACATGACGACTTCCGGCGTCTCGACCCGGCCGATCAGGTTGATCTCCGGCGCGTCGCCCTTTTGCGAGACCTTCTTCGACGATGTCCGGGTGCCCAAGGACCAAGTCGTGGGTGAGATCAACAAGGGCTGGGATGTCGCCAAATATCTCCTCGGCCACGAGCGCGAGATGATCAGCGGCATGGGCGTTGCGCCGGGATCGGACGGCACGCTCGGCCGCACGCTTGCGGATCTCGCCGGACGCGATGGGGACGGGCGGATCGCCGATCCGTTCCTGCGCGCGGACATCGCCCGCTTCGACGTCGACGCGCTCGCGTTCAACGCGATGTCGGAGCGGTTCCTGGACGAATTGAAGGCGGGCCGGGCGCATCCGGCCCAGCCCTCAATGATGAAATATGCCGGCACCGAGCTCAACAAGCGCCGCAACGAGATCGTGATGGCGGCGGGCGGCGCCGACCTGCTCGAATGGGAGAGCGACCGCAGCCGCGGCGGCAAGGCCGCACGCGAATGGCTGCGCAGCAAGGCCAACTCGATCGAGGGCGGGACAAGCGAAATCCAGCTCGGCATCATCGCGAAGCGGATACTGGAATTGCCGGGAAGTTAG
- a CDS encoding acyl-CoA dehydrogenase family protein, translating into MDFDLTERQAFYRDRVRDYVEAAIRPRCKDYKAELAAGDRWQPIQVIEELKPQARAAGLWNLFMPPGHALAHVDETFEFEGTQLTNLEYALCAEEMGRVSWASEVFNCSAPDTGNMEVFHRYGTREQKEQWLRPLMNGEIRSAFLMTEPGVASSDATNIECDIARDGDDYVLNGRKWWSSGAGDPRCKVAIVMGKTDRGADKHRQQSMVLVPLDAPGVTIERPLTVYGYDDAPHGHMEIELKDVRIPAFNMLLGEGRGFEIAQGRLGPGRIHHCMRTIGAAEEALAAMVRRLQSRVAFGKKLAEHSIWEQRVARARIDIDMSRLLCLKAADLMDKAGNKAAQAEIAMIKVQAPNMALSIIDDAVQAHGAAGVGQDFELAKSWAGIRTLRLADGPDEVHNRAIARMEFAKHAPRG; encoded by the coding sequence ATGGACTTTGACCTTACGGAACGGCAGGCTTTTTACCGCGACCGCGTCCGGGACTACGTCGAGGCCGCGATTCGGCCCCGCTGCAAGGACTACAAGGCCGAGCTCGCCGCCGGCGACCGCTGGCAGCCGATCCAGGTCATCGAGGAATTGAAGCCCCAGGCGCGAGCCGCCGGTCTGTGGAATCTGTTCATGCCGCCCGGCCATGCACTCGCCCATGTCGACGAGACGTTCGAGTTCGAAGGCACCCAGCTCACCAACCTCGAATATGCGCTTTGCGCGGAGGAGATGGGCCGAGTCTCCTGGGCGTCCGAAGTGTTCAACTGCTCCGCGCCCGACACCGGCAACATGGAGGTGTTCCATCGCTACGGCACGCGGGAGCAGAAGGAGCAATGGCTGCGGCCGCTGATGAACGGCGAAATCCGCTCGGCCTTTCTGATGACCGAGCCCGGCGTCGCCTCATCCGACGCGACCAACATCGAATGCGACATCGCCCGCGACGGCGACGATTACGTGCTGAACGGCCGCAAATGGTGGTCGAGCGGTGCCGGCGACCCGCGCTGCAAAGTCGCGATCGTGATGGGCAAGACCGACCGCGGCGCCGACAAGCATCGCCAGCAGTCGATGGTGCTGGTCCCGCTCGACGCGCCCGGAGTCACCATCGAGCGCCCGCTCACCGTCTACGGCTATGACGACGCGCCGCACGGCCACATGGAGATCGAGCTGAAGGACGTGCGCATCCCTGCGTTCAACATGCTGCTCGGCGAAGGCCGCGGTTTCGAGATCGCGCAGGGGCGGCTGGGGCCGGGCCGCATCCACCATTGCATGCGCACGATCGGCGCCGCCGAGGAAGCGCTCGCCGCGATGGTCCGCCGCCTCCAGAGCCGGGTCGCGTTCGGCAAGAAATTGGCCGAGCATTCGATCTGGGAGCAGCGCGTCGCCCGCGCCCGTATCGACATCGACATGTCGCGCCTGCTTTGCCTCAAGGCCGCCGATCTGATGGACAAGGCCGGCAACAAGGCGGCGCAGGCGGAGATCGCGATGATCAAGGTGCAGGCGCCGAACATGGCGCTCTCGATCATCGACGACGCCGTCCAGGCCCATGGCGCCGCCGGCGTCGGTCAGGATTTCGAGCTCGCCAAGAGCTGGGCCGGCATCCGTACTCTGCGCCTCGCCGACGGCCCCGACGAAGTCCACAATCGCGCGATCGCGCGCATGGAATTCGCCAAGCATGCGCCGCGCGGCTGA
- a CDS encoding FKBP-type peptidyl-prolyl cis-trans isomerase, which yields MMRFGILACAGLCLWTFPLAAADPASIQLPGLQYQVLGSGSGEGAHPTRADDVRIRYVGRLADGRIFSTSAEDGAGLSTFPVKSVIPGFSALVRLMRPGDRWRFRIPAYLGYGPEGKRYAPGDPNLKRDIPPDSDLVFDVELVSIAPAR from the coding sequence ATGATGCGGTTTGGCATTCTCGCCTGCGCCGGGCTTTGTCTTTGGACCTTCCCCTTGGCCGCTGCCGATCCCGCTTCGATCCAGTTGCCCGGGCTGCAATATCAGGTGCTGGGTTCCGGATCAGGCGAGGGCGCGCATCCGACGCGCGCCGACGATGTGCGGATCCGATATGTCGGCAGGCTTGCCGACGGCCGCATCTTCAGCACCTCGGCCGAGGATGGCGCCGGCCTTTCGACCTTTCCCGTCAAGAGCGTCATTCCCGGCTTCAGCGCACTTGTGCGGCTGATGCGGCCGGGCGATCGCTGGCGTTTCCGCATCCCTGCCTATCTCGGCTACGGTCCGGAAGGAAAACGCTATGCGCCGGGCGATCCCAATCTGAAGCGCGACATCCCGCCGGACAGCGATCTCGTCTTCGACGTCGAACTCGTGTCGATCGCCCCGGCCCGCTGA
- a CDS encoding NAD(P)/FAD-dependent oxidoreductase: MPRGHAAIGALPMISDARSEDDYDVLIVGAGLSGIDAAYRLQTICSGKSYAILEARGAIGGTWDLFRYPGVRSDSDMYTLGFPFRPWSGDKAIADGADIRAYIEDTARAYGIDRRIRFGHKVVRADWSAEAGRWILEAETEDGVRRFTCSFLYLCSGYYDYEGGYRPHWTGEQAFAGTIVHPQHWPETLDVAGKRVVVIGSGATAVTLVPALAASAGHVTMLQRSPSYVVSLPAADPIAKAARAWLPQRLADRIVRLKNVLLAILFFTLARRWPEAFRKHVLKGVRTALGPAYDVDRHFGPVYKPWDQRLCLVPDGDLFAAIRSKRASVVTDEIAAFAPDGLVLRSGERLPADIVVAATGLVVKLAGGIALSVGGTPIRTADKLVYKGMMLSDVPNLALAFGYTNASWTLKCDLTARTVCRLLNHMDRHGYTSCLPRLRDPAMAREPLLDFTSGYVQRASAIMPKQGPRAPWRVHQNYLLDFAALRLRPVADEAMEFEGRVGAV, encoded by the coding sequence GTGCCCCGTGGACATGCCGCGATCGGTGCGCTGCCGATGATCTCCGACGCGCGGTCCGAAGACGATTACGACGTCCTCATCGTCGGCGCCGGTCTGTCCGGGATCGATGCCGCCTACCGGTTGCAGACGATCTGTTCCGGCAAGTCCTACGCCATCCTCGAGGCGCGAGGTGCGATCGGCGGAACCTGGGATCTGTTCCGCTATCCCGGCGTGCGCTCCGACAGCGACATGTACACGTTGGGCTTCCCGTTCCGCCCCTGGAGCGGCGACAAGGCGATTGCCGACGGAGCGGACATCCGTGCCTATATCGAGGACACCGCCCGCGCCTACGGCATCGATCGTCGGATCCGGTTCGGTCACAAGGTAGTCCGAGCCGACTGGTCGGCGGAGGCGGGGCGCTGGATCCTCGAGGCCGAGACCGAAGACGGCGTCCGGCGCTTCACCTGCTCCTTCCTCTATCTGTGCAGCGGCTATTACGATTATGAGGGCGGCTACCGCCCCCACTGGACAGGCGAGCAGGCGTTCGCCGGAACGATCGTTCACCCCCAGCATTGGCCCGAGACTCTGGACGTCGCGGGCAAGCGGGTGGTGGTGATCGGCAGCGGCGCGACGGCGGTCACGCTGGTGCCGGCACTGGCGGCGTCCGCCGGCCATGTGACCATGCTGCAGCGTTCGCCGAGCTATGTCGTCTCACTCCCGGCGGCGGATCCGATCGCCAAGGCCGCCCGCGCCTGGTTGCCGCAGCGCCTCGCGGACCGGATCGTGCGGCTGAAGAACGTGCTGCTGGCGATCCTCTTCTTCACGCTCGCCCGCCGCTGGCCCGAGGCCTTCCGAAAGCACGTCCTGAAGGGCGTGCGCACGGCGCTCGGTCCGGCCTACGATGTCGACCGTCACTTCGGACCCGTCTACAAGCCTTGGGACCAGCGCCTCTGCCTCGTTCCCGACGGGGATCTGTTCGCCGCGATCCGAAGCAAGCGTGCGTCGGTGGTCACCGACGAGATCGCGGCGTTCGCGCCGGACGGGCTGGTACTTCGCTCGGGCGAGCGGCTACCTGCGGACATCGTCGTCGCCGCCACCGGTCTGGTCGTCAAACTTGCCGGCGGGATCGCTCTGTCGGTCGGCGGCACGCCCATCCGCACCGCCGACAAGCTGGTCTACAAGGGCATGATGCTGAGCGACGTTCCCAACCTCGCGCTGGCCTTCGGCTACACCAACGCGTCCTGGACGCTGAAGTGCGATCTCACCGCCCGCACGGTGTGCCGCCTGCTCAACCATATGGATCGGCACGGCTACACGTCCTGTCTGCCGCGCCTGCGGGACCCGGCAATGGCGCGGGAGCCGCTGCTCGATTTCACCTCGGGCTATGTGCAACGTGCCTCGGCGATAATGCCCAAGCAGGGCCCGCGCGCGCCCTGGCGCGTGCATCAGAATTACCTGCTCGATTTCGCCGCGCTGCGGCTGCGTCCGGTCGCGGACGAGGCGATGGAGTTCGAGGGTCGAGTGGGGGCGGTGTGA
- a CDS encoding acyl-CoA dehydrogenase family protein has translation MPLDTETFDALLATIRRYVAERLRPLEAHVAETDEVPPEIVREMREMGLFGLSIPDRYGGLGLDMREEVRIALEFGRTSPAFRSVFGTNVGIGSQGLVMAGSDAQKAEWLPRIASGEVITSFALTEPGAGSDSASVSTRAVRDPGSGVGAGGDSYRLSGTKRYITNADKASLFTVMARTGDAGAKGVSAFLVPTDLPGITIGRPETKMGQQGAHVCDVHFDDVPVPAANRLGAEGEGFGIAMRVLDRGRLHIAAVCTGIAERLVADCVAYATERRQFGKPIADFQLIQAMIADSKVEAMAARALVLETAALKDTGTPITLEAAAAKYFASEAVGRVADRAVQIFGGAGYIADYGIERLYRDVRLFRIYEGTSQIQQLVIARETLKRGG, from the coding sequence ATGCCGCTCGACACCGAGACATTCGACGCCCTTCTTGCCACCATCCGCCGCTATGTCGCCGAGCGGCTGCGGCCGCTCGAGGCGCACGTCGCCGAGACTGATGAGGTGCCGCCCGAGATCGTCCGGGAGATGCGGGAGATGGGGCTGTTCGGCCTCTCCATTCCCGACCGGTATGGCGGGCTTGGCCTCGACATGCGGGAAGAGGTTCGGATCGCGCTTGAATTCGGGCGGACCTCGCCGGCATTTCGCTCGGTGTTCGGCACCAATGTCGGCATCGGCAGCCAGGGGTTGGTGATGGCAGGCTCTGATGCGCAGAAGGCGGAATGGCTGCCGCGGATCGCAAGCGGCGAGGTGATCACCAGCTTCGCGCTGACCGAACCCGGCGCCGGCTCGGACAGTGCCTCGGTGTCTACCCGTGCCGTTCGGGACCCCGGATCGGGGGTCGGGGCAGGCGGGGACTCCTATCGCCTCTCCGGCACCAAGCGCTACATCACCAATGCCGACAAGGCCTCGCTGTTCACGGTGATGGCGCGCACCGGAGACGCCGGTGCCAAGGGCGTCTCCGCCTTTCTGGTGCCGACAGATCTGCCGGGGATCACCATCGGCCGCCCCGAGACCAAGATGGGTCAGCAGGGCGCCCACGTCTGCGACGTCCATTTCGACGACGTGCCCGTTCCCGCCGCCAATCGGCTCGGCGCGGAAGGGGAGGGGTTCGGGATCGCGATGCGCGTTCTCGACCGGGGCCGGTTGCATATCGCTGCGGTCTGCACCGGTATTGCCGAGCGGCTGGTGGCGGATTGCGTCGCCTACGCAACCGAGCGGCGCCAGTTCGGCAAGCCGATCGCCGACTTCCAGCTGATCCAGGCGATGATCGCCGACTCCAAGGTGGAGGCGATGGCGGCGCGGGCGCTGGTGCTGGAAACCGCGGCGCTGAAGGACACGGGCACGCCGATCACGCTGGAGGCGGCGGCGGCCAAATATTTCGCCAGCGAAGCGGTCGGCCGGGTCGCGGACCGCGCGGTGCAGATCTTCGGCGGCGCCGGCTATATCGCGGATTACGGGATCGAGCGGCTCTACCGCGACGTGCGCCTGTTCCGGATCTACGAGGGCACGAGCCAAATTCAGCAATTGGTGATCGCGCGCGAGACCCTGAAGCGCGGCGGCTAG
- a CDS encoding acyl-CoA dehydrogenase family protein — translation MPLTLTDDQTMLQDTARTFMAEEGAIQKQLRKYRDMNCKDGFGHALWRQFGEMGFTGILVDEADGGLGLGHVEAGIVLEEIGRNLTPSPFLITAIGAVEALRGTPHRARWLPGILAGETVAALAIDENAKHRPEAIALQAERAGNGFRLTGAKQFVVQGASADLFIVAASAEEGLTLFAVEKGAAGLDIEGVRLADSSVGARIRFEGVEIDADGVIGDVGGGAEMLGRMLSAVRVGVASEQVGVASGAMTMTVDYLKQRKQFGKLIGEFQALQHRAAHLYAEVEIARAAALKAQQLLDEGSDEAELFVSVAKAKAGSVATLAVQEGVQMHGGIGMTDEYDIGLYMKRDRVLGELFGDTNYHADRVARLRGY, via the coding sequence ATGCCACTCACCCTCACCGACGACCAGACCATGCTTCAGGACACCGCCCGGACCTTCATGGCCGAGGAAGGGGCGATCCAGAAGCAGTTGCGCAAATATCGCGACATGAACTGCAAGGATGGCTTCGGCCACGCTTTGTGGCGGCAGTTCGGCGAGATGGGCTTCACCGGAATCCTCGTCGATGAGGCGGATGGCGGGCTTGGGCTCGGCCATGTCGAGGCCGGCATCGTGTTGGAAGAGATCGGTCGCAACCTGACCCCGTCACCCTTTCTGATCACCGCGATCGGCGCCGTCGAGGCACTCCGCGGAACGCCGCACCGGGCGCGCTGGCTGCCGGGTATCCTCGCCGGCGAGACCGTAGCGGCGCTCGCTATCGACGAAAACGCCAAGCATCGGCCCGAGGCGATCGCGCTGCAGGCGGAGCGTGCCGGCAATGGCTTTCGGCTGACCGGCGCCAAACAATTCGTGGTTCAGGGCGCGTCGGCAGACCTGTTCATCGTCGCCGCCAGCGCGGAGGAGGGACTGACCCTGTTCGCCGTGGAAAAGGGCGCGGCCGGGCTCGACATCGAGGGCGTGCGCCTCGCGGACAGCAGCGTCGGCGCTCGGATCCGGTTCGAGGGCGTCGAGATCGATGCCGATGGGGTGATCGGCGATGTCGGCGGCGGCGCCGAGATGCTTGGCCGGATGCTCTCGGCAGTGCGCGTGGGAGTCGCCTCCGAACAGGTTGGCGTCGCCTCCGGCGCGATGACGATGACCGTCGACTATCTCAAACAGCGCAAGCAGTTCGGCAAGCTGATCGGCGAGTTCCAGGCGCTCCAGCATCGCGCCGCCCACCTCTATGCGGAGGTCGAGATCGCGCGCGCCGCCGCGCTCAAGGCGCAGCAATTGCTGGACGAGGGCAGCGACGAGGCGGAGCTGTTCGTGTCGGTCGCCAAGGCGAAGGCCGGCAGCGTCGCCACCCTCGCCGTGCAGGAGGGCGTGCAGATGCACGGCGGCATCGGCATGACCGACGAATATGACATCGGCCTCTACATGAAGCGGGATCGGGTGCTCGGCGAGTTGTTCGGCGATACCAACTATCACGCGGATCGGGTCGCGCGGCTCAGGGGATATTGA
- a CDS encoding radical SAM protein — protein MHALAGPADLTRKSVPWIFYGQTTSLCETCWELVPAKIIGEEGRVYLQKRCLDHGVTKTLIEDDADYWLSIRHWLKPGDRPLFNASRTERGCPWDCGLCPDHEQHSCLAIVEINDACNLTCPVCFADSAVGRGGHRPLAEVEAMLDAVVRAEGEPDLVQLSGGEPTIHPQFWEIVAAARSRPIRHLMVNTNGVRIAQEEGFAERLAEIGPGFEVYLQFDSLDDGVLMDLRGAHLRRIRQRALERLEAADVSTTLVCAVRAGLNDDEAAAIVDHALQWRCVRGVVFQPVQDAGRNVGFDPALHRTTLSGLRRKIAAGGVFEASDLVPLPCNPDQICIGYGIRSGSTVVPVTRLMGREDIVAAAPNTISFERDPALKARVFELLSLSTVENNGEDRLASLFCCLPGIEAPASLAYRDTFKVAIIQFLDRYNFDLGTVKRSCIHFATPDGRLIPFDTYNSFYRPGAPGAAKLREKGGIGA, from the coding sequence ATGCACGCGCTCGCCGGACCTGCTGACCTTACGCGAAAGAGCGTGCCGTGGATCTTCTACGGACAGACGACGTCGTTGTGCGAGACCTGCTGGGAGCTCGTTCCCGCCAAGATCATCGGCGAGGAGGGGCGGGTCTACCTCCAGAAACGCTGCCTCGACCATGGCGTGACGAAGACGCTGATCGAGGACGATGCGGACTATTGGCTGTCGATCCGGCACTGGCTGAAGCCCGGCGATCGCCCCCTGTTCAACGCCTCCCGCACCGAGCGCGGCTGCCCGTGGGATTGTGGCCTCTGCCCCGATCACGAGCAGCATAGCTGCCTTGCCATCGTCGAGATCAACGACGCCTGCAACCTGACCTGCCCGGTCTGCTTTGCCGACAGCGCGGTGGGGCGCGGCGGCCATCGGCCGCTCGCGGAGGTGGAGGCGATGCTCGATGCCGTGGTGCGCGCCGAGGGCGAGCCGGACCTCGTCCAGCTGTCCGGCGGCGAGCCGACCATCCATCCGCAATTCTGGGAGATCGTCGCGGCTGCGCGCTCCCGCCCTATCCGGCACCTGATGGTCAACACCAATGGTGTTCGCATCGCCCAGGAAGAGGGGTTCGCCGAGCGGCTGGCGGAGATCGGACCGGGCTTCGAAGTCTACCTCCAGTTCGATTCGCTTGACGACGGCGTTCTGATGGACCTGCGCGGGGCGCATCTCCGCCGGATTCGCCAGCGTGCGCTGGAGCGGCTCGAGGCGGCGGACGTGTCCACCACCCTGGTCTGTGCCGTCCGCGCCGGCCTCAACGACGATGAGGCCGCGGCGATCGTCGATCATGCGCTGCAATGGCGCTGCGTTCGCGGCGTCGTTTTCCAGCCGGTCCAGGACGCCGGGCGCAACGTCGGCTTCGATCCTGCGCTTCATCGGACGACGCTGTCCGGGCTGCGGCGCAAGATCGCGGCGGGCGGCGTGTTCGAGGCGTCGGACCTGGTGCCGCTGCCTTGCAACCCGGATCAGATCTGCATCGGCTACGGCATACGCTCGGGCAGTACGGTCGTGCCGGTCACTCGGCTGATGGGCCGCGAGGACATCGTCGCCGCCGCGCCGAACACGATCAGCTTCGAGCGCGATCCGGCGCTGAAAGCGCGGGTGTTCGAGCTCCTGTCGCTGTCCACGGTGGAGAATAATGGCGAGGACCGGCTTGCCAGCCTGTTCTGCTGCCTGCCGGGGATCGAGGCGCCGGCGAGCCTTGCCTATCGCGACACCTTCAAGGTGGCGATCATTCAGTTCCTCGATCGCTACAATTTCGATCTCGGCACGGTGAAGCGCAGCTGCATCCACTTCGCCACGCCGGACGGCCGGCTGATCCCGTTCGACACCTATAACAGTTTCTATCGGCCGGGCGCGCCCGGTGCGGCCAAATTGCGTGAGAAAGGCGGGATCGGCGCATGA